The following are encoded together in the Aciduricibacillus chroicocephali genome:
- a CDS encoding GNAT family N-acetyltransferase: MELQVNDWISLKTLEPLDDEALFLETDKSRNHLRKWLPWLDGIQNVSDSRQFIEYSIQLHDQRKAMIFGIFADGQLAGTISFNQIDWQNRIGHIGYWLSSTYTGQGIMTEAVRRLVNYGFDDLALNRMEIRCATENNKSRHIPERLGFTEEGQVREGEWLYDHFVDHAIYGMLSRDWADK, from the coding sequence ATGGAACTTCAAGTAAATGACTGGATCAGCTTAAAAACACTTGAACCACTTGATGATGAAGCGTTGTTTCTAGAAACAGACAAATCACGGAATCATTTGCGAAAATGGCTCCCATGGCTTGATGGAATACAGAATGTCTCCGATTCAAGGCAGTTCATCGAGTACAGCATACAACTGCACGATCAGCGGAAAGCAATGATTTTTGGTATTTTTGCAGATGGGCAGCTCGCCGGCACAATCAGTTTCAATCAAATTGACTGGCAAAATCGTATTGGGCATATTGGTTACTGGCTCTCTTCTACCTACACTGGCCAAGGCATCATGACTGAGGCCGTCCGTCGTCTAGTCAATTATGGGTTTGATGACTTGGCCCTGAATCGAATGGAAATTCGCTGTGCGACGGAGAATAATAAAAGCCGCCATATACCGGAGCGGCTCGGTTTCACTGAAGAAGGCCAGGTCCGGGAAGGCGAATGGCTCTATGACCACTTCGTCGACCACGCAATTTACGGTATGCTGAGCCGTGATTGGGCAGACAAGTAA